The region ACCCGCCAGTATGTCCATGATGATTAGAAACGCCATATCCTCCACCATATCCGTACCCAGTATTGATATCAACAATAGGCGTGTTAAAGAAACCATGCCGGAAATATGACGATCTCCCTGGCAACCTACAAGCACTACTAAAAAGAAATGGCAGTAAGCAAACAGCGCCAATTGCCAGTAAAACAACCGGTAGCGCCATTGGTATTATAGGAGAGACAGTTGCTGCAGAGGCAAGCAAAGCTGTTGTAGGAGCTGCTGCCGCTGCTGTTTTTATACTTAACGCAGCAATAACGCCTAAAGTAACAACTGCTGTTCCTGCTAAAGCAAGTAAACATTTTAATTGAAAACTAGAATTATTTTTTACTAAGTTTTTTAAAGCCATGGTTTATTTCCTTATCTTTTCTATTAAAAAGGCCATATTCGTTTTCTTAGCACATTGAGTCAATATATTTTACTTATTTATTGAAATATAAGTTTATTTTTTATTTAAGTTGGACTAAGTATGTACTTTTAAAAGAGATATATTTTATTCCTTATGCCTCTGGCAAAAGATCGAAGAATGAATAATTCCTATCAGTACCTTTTTACCTATCTACCTATGCTTTAATGCTATCTTATGATAGCTCGAGTAGTTGAAAGCTAAGCTATTCTAATCTAGAAATTTATCTAGGCTAGGACTACTAGCTAATAAATAGATATTTAATTAATAAAAAATGTTCATCCTTTAATTAAACTCGTATTTAATGGGAAATTAACCTTGCTTCTTTTGAGGTATATAAATATATTTAAAGTTTTATTATTATGACATACAGAACTTTCAAAGCGCAGATTGCGCATGAAACTATAATTGAATATATAAAAGATAGCGTAAGCAAAAAGACTGTTACTCAAGTAATTAATAAACTAAGCTTTGCTACCTTAACTGAGACGAGTATTAATGGTCATAGTCATCTCATAGATGCTATTCATTTAAGCTCGGTCATGACTAATAACAATGTTAAAGAAAAAATAAATTATTTAATTAATATAATTTTAAAAAGAGCCCAATCTTTGGGAAAAGAGGCCGTTCTTTTTCTTTTAACAACACCTTGTCTAGGCGGTTTTACGCCCTTTGGCTCTTTATTAAAAGAGGCACATAAGGAAAATTTAGATAAATTTCTTAATACTATTCATGATTTAATTAACAAAAAATATTTAACTTACCAAGATTATAAGGATATATTATTTTTCAATAGCCAGCAGGGTATTAACGCTTTATACATTTTGTTGCGTAATGAAAATAGAGAAAATTTTCAAACTTATCTTAATGAAATTCATTTTAGTATTGAGCAAAAAATAATAAGTGTCTCTGACTATATTAATTTTTTTCTTTTAGCAAATCAGCCCGCAATACTCCATTTTAATAATTTAATTAATTCAACTAATTTTTATGGTTTGCTAAATGAATTAAATTATTTAATTGAGCGGCAATGGTTAACTACAGAAGAATTTTGTGAATTTATTGGGAAAAGAGATGTAAATGGCTACACTTTATTACATTCTATTATTAAAAATGAAACTAATATAGCGAGCTTAAGGTTAATACTAACTCAATTAAAAAAAATAACTAAAGCTCAATGGTTGGAGACTAATAAATTAGCAGATATTTTATTTGCTAAAACACCACGCAGTTTCTCTATAATTCATTTAGCAGTATTTAATAATAATTTAAATGTTGCAAAGGAAGTATTGGTTTTTTTAAATGACTGTGTGCAAGAAAAATTAATTACAGTAAATCATTTTCAAGCACTATATTTACAATGTAATCAAACGGGACTTAATGTTTTTGCAAGTGCTGTTAAAACGGGTAGATTAGAAAACGTAAAATTATTTATAAATACAATACAACGAGCAGTTACAAATAAATGGTTATCATTTCGCATCTGTCGTAAATTATTTTTTCAAGCAAGTAATATAGGAACTACACCTTTGCATCTTGCTATATTAAGTGGAAATCAAACAATTTTAGAAGAATATTTTTTAGCGTTAAAAGTAGGTTATGCCCAAGGTTATTTCAAAGAAATTGATATTAAATTATTATTTCAAAAGTCAGATAATAATGGTCATACACCGCTATATGAAGTAGTACAAAACCAGTCACTACCGAGAGTAAAATTTTTATTAGAGCAATTAAAGGGCCTTTGCTCTATTAATATTTATTTAAATATTTTAAATCAAAAAGTAGATGGTAATTTAGTGATGTGTCATGGTGATAAAAAAGTAGCTGTAAAAATCAATGAACTTCTCAAACAAGAGAGGGAACTTAAACCACTAGACTATGCAACTTTTATCACAATTTATTCTTCTGATAGGTTTTTTAAACCTAATATTATGCAAAATAAAACCTGTGCAGAGGATATTAGCAGATATGATGCAAAAAAGTTGTGTTAGGGTAGAAAATTAGCAAAACTTAGAGAGAAGACCAATTTAAAGCAATAACCACTGGCTTATAAACTAACTACGGTAGATAAGGATACTCTTTATATTTCATGCAAAAATTTAAGTTATAACAGATTTAGGCCTTTAATTTTTTTAATTAGTAAAAACTATTGCAGAATAAATTGCTCATTTATTGATTTATTTTATAATACAGCCTTATTTGTTGTATAGCTTTCAGGCCTAAAATGATAATAAGAGAAATAGATAATCCCGGACAAGGTAATTGCGCCTTTTATGCATTTGCGATTGGCTTTATTGATATTGTTAAGCATGAAATTGCTAAGAAAGGCGTAAGTGCAACTTTCCAAAAATTACAAAATTTAAGTATACAAGCACTGGGCCTTACAGCTGACTCTTTTCCCATTAAATTAAATGAAATTAATGCCTTTGATTTTAGTAATCAATCTATTTCAGTGTTAAATAAAATTCAATACTGTTTTAGGCATATTATCTATACCCATCGTAAAGCAGAACTTTTTGATAAACCTTTAAATTCTCCAGATGAATTTCCTCCTACAGCATTTATAGATTTTACAGAAATGGTTCATTGTTTTGCTAAAAATGATTCAACAGATAATCATTACAACGGCCTCATTAATTCCTCAGCTGCACGTGAATATGCTATAGAAGTGGCAAATAAAATTAAGACACTAAGACAGCGAATGGAACGTTTAAGTCGATGGTATCCTGAAAATGTACAAGATAAACGTTATAATGATGTTAGAAGAAGGTATATGTTTAACAACTTTGATGAGCCTATTAATCGCTTGATCTTAGAAGCATTTAAGGCAGACGTTTATCTGAAAACTGAATCTGCTATACAACTTAAAAGTGATTCTCGTATTGTAGATGCTATGCAAGACATTACAGTTAATTATCGTTGGGGTACGCATCGTGATTTAGATGATTTAGCTAATATATTTGAAATCAACTTAAATACCATGAATTATGGAGATAACAATTATTTATATGGTTCTGCCAATATAGCAAATCGGCCCTCTATCACTTTAAACAATAGAAATAATGGCCATTGGACTACAAATTTAACATTTTTAGGTCACTTTAAAGGCCAACAATATGATGTCTTTACTAAAAACAGTATATTAACTAAAGATGAAATAAAAAATATTCTTTTAACTTATACCTCAGGTTGGAAATCTTTAATTACGCCAAGACATCATTTACAAAAAGCTAAAGAGCTTATTAAAGCTTGTAATAGCGGTGAGCAAACTATTTTAGATATTATCAGAACATTGAATGAATATAGGCATGATACAGAATTTGCTAGCAATAGCTCCTTTAAAAAACGCCTAGATTATATTTTAGCAAGAGCAAATTATAGCTTTTCAC is a window of Legionella busanensis DNA encoding:
- a CDS encoding ankyrin repeat domain-containing protein, with amino-acid sequence MTYRTFKAQIAHETIIEYIKDSVSKKTVTQVINKLSFATLTETSINGHSHLIDAIHLSSVMTNNNVKEKINYLINIILKRAQSLGKEAVLFLLTTPCLGGFTPFGSLLKEAHKENLDKFLNTIHDLINKKYLTYQDYKDILFFNSQQGINALYILLRNENRENFQTYLNEIHFSIEQKIISVSDYINFFLLANQPAILHFNNLINSTNFYGLLNELNYLIERQWLTTEEFCEFIGKRDVNGYTLLHSIIKNETNIASLRLILTQLKKITKAQWLETNKLADILFAKTPRSFSIIHLAVFNNNLNVAKEVLVFLNDCVQEKLITVNHFQALYLQCNQTGLNVFASAVKTGRLENVKLFINTIQRAVTNKWLSFRICRKLFFQASNIGTTPLHLAILSGNQTILEEYFLALKVGYAQGYFKEIDIKLLFQKSDNNGHTPLYEVVQNQSLPRVKFLLEQLKGLCSINIYLNILNQKVDGNLVMCHGDKKVAVKINELLKQERELKPLDYATFITIYSSDRFFKPNIMQNKTCAEDISRYDAKKLC